The Hydractinia symbiolongicarpus strain clone_291-10 chromosome 2, HSymV2.1, whole genome shotgun sequence genomic sequence CATGATTCATAAGTATCACCTTGCAAATAAGAATCATCTATATATACAACAGATACATGACCTGCCCCTCTTAGTACTTTAAAGGGCGCTTTAAAAACTTTGGTGAAGATCCTAACAGCTGGACCAAATCCAAAGGGTAAAGCTAGAAATTGGTAAAACTGTCCATCCCAAGAAAAAGCTAAGAACTTTTGGAAGTCAATATGAAAAGGGATGCTGTGGTATGCGTCCTTTAAGTCAATACTTCCCATCCAAACACCTGGTTTGATAAGACATAAAACATCTTGCagtgtttccattttaaaatggCGATATCTGACAGATCTATTTAACTGTTTAAGGTTGATAATCATTCTTGAGCTACCATCTTTTTTAGGGACAATAAATATACCTGAAAGAAAACCGTTATTTGTTGCTTGTACCTGCTGGATTGCCTTCTTTTGTAAAAGTTGTTGAATTTCCTTACTTATAGTTATACAATCTTTTTGTGAAAACTTCACTGGGTGGTAAAATGACACTGGGACACtaataaattcaattttaaccCCATGCTCAATTATGTCTAGAATATACTGGTTTGAAGTGATAGTCCTCCAAACTTCCAAAAATTTGTGAGTATTACAAGCTTGATAACGCCTAACTGCTAACTCAAGGTCAGCAACAACAAGGTCTTTACCTACCATTGTTTTCTCCCTTTGTACCCTTTGTACTTCAGGGTTTAAGTGTACCTTCTCAGGGAGTGGTTTCGATCTTTTGAGAAGGTCTTCTCGTTTTTTGACTGGTTATACTTTGCAGAGGAGGAATAACTGGAGGATGGCtgtttgtactttttaaaattattttttgaatatggtGTAGATGGTCGTGAGAGCACTTTACTAGTTTTCTCCTCATCTTGCAATGATTGGATTCTTTTGTCCAAATCATCTCCAAACAGCAACAAGTCTTCTTCAGACACATCCTTTGCCAATCCTTTTAGGTGAGGCATTGCACCGATTAATCCGACTCTTCGATACTGATTTAGCTGCTGGTTGGCGTTACCGATTAGACAAAGAGCATCTTTagccaaatttaataaaatggatGGTTCTATTACAATAAGGTTTCCTTGTTTGGGTGCCTTAATAATTTGGTCTGCCAATTGTAAGATATGCACTTGGCTTTTCGAAACAGTGGTTTGCAGTTTCTGCAATACCAGATCATTTGATCTTTTGCTGTCTGCCATGGCCCATATAGGTTTATTGCAGCTCTTTACAGACAAAAAACGGCAATTCGTGGGAATTTGGACTTTTTCTAGTCTgccttttaatttttcattggTAAGTTTCTTCGACCACATGAGTTTAGCCATAGATGCTAAAGGTGGAGCTACTTCTGTGCCAAAGGAGTCCTCATCGTTATACTCTTTGATGAGGTCAGACCAGACATCTTGGTCTGGGTCCTCTAACTGGTTGTCTTCTTGCCCTAGCATTTCATTCATTAAACCATCATACAATTGGTTGGATGCTGATGTACTTATGACATCAACATCTTTTTTACTAGGCCTCCTAGTAGAAGAACTAGATTCTACATGACTGAGgcaagtttctgctgatgaagaCCTGGATCTTTTCCTTCCTCTAGGGTGATCTGCAGATATGGAAGCATTTGCTTCATTTTGTTTATCTGCACCATGACTTAGACCAGGAGAATTGTCTCCACTGCGGTCCACATGGAAGTTATTATCATTGTTTAAAACATCGGCTCGGAGGCTGTTCAAGGAAGTAGAAAATTTTTCTCCTAGGGCTGTGATTGCTTCCAGCTGCTGTTGTTGCATGGCTGGAAGGAGCTTAGTTAAAAAATCCATTGGAAACACTATGGGTTCACCACCTTCTTTTGGAGCTGAGGTGTCTGCCATTTTGATTGCAGCTCACCATAAATTTTAGATCTATAGcagtaagtaaataaataaaattatataagagAAGGAATAAATATAATTCTCAACTACttatggaaaaataataaaatatagctagctatagaaaaagaattaaaaacggATTAGCATAGCTGAAGTTTACCAATCGCAAACACCAACAAATCGCACACGTCCTTCACCTTCAGTAAGATTTGGGAAATGAACTGCTGAGGATTTTGGGTTATCGAGCTTCGCTCCCATACTCTGCTTGCGCAGAAGATTGGGAAATAAAATTGTGGctaattattgaaaaaaaaaacctgtTACAATAAGAAGTTGTTATTGTACGTGTATGGCAGGTATGAGCCAAACTTGCAATCATGTAGCCGCTGCAATATATCGAATTGAGGCAGCAGTAAGAATGGGACAAACCCTGCCTGTACTAGCAAAGCTAATGAATGGCTGCCAAATCATGCTGGGGTAGCTACCATAAAAGTGAAAGACATGAAGTTAAATCGTGACGACTTTGGTCAACGAGGAAAAAAAAAGCGGGCTCTAGTGTCAACACCAAAAAAGACTTTTGATCCACTTGTTGACTGTGACACAAAATTGCTTCAGCTGACCGATATTGCCAATGCTGTTCAAGAAATAGCCCCTGGGAGTATTTTGTTCACGGCTGTGCCAAAACCAGAAGTGGACTTTTGTTGTGAAACTTCAGGCAAGTCAGCTGAAGAACTCAGGCTGATTCCTAGTGTAAAAGATGTGTTAGACATTTCGAATAACACAAGTGAATTCCAGGAAAAGTTATATGTGAACTTGACAAAggaaaatattgagaaaattgAAGAACTAACACAGGGCCAAAGTACTAACGAATTATGGTTTAGCTACAGAAAAGGTGTAATCACTGCCTCAATGTGCCACGAAGTTTCCACAAAAATGGACAAAATTAGTAGAGGTGGTGGTGTCTGCGTAAATATGTGGGCATTGAACCAACGAGTATCTGGTTTAACTTTTGCTAATCCAAACATTCCAGCCTTAAAGTATGGTATGGATATGGAGATtgaggctgtaaactcattttatgaactaataaaaaagaaacatcgTAATTTAAAGTTGAGTGAGTGTGGTTTGTTTTTAGAAAGATCGGTACCAGTAATCGGTGGAAGCCCTGACCGAATAATGACATGTGATTGTTGTTTGCCAGCATGCTTGGAGGTGAAGTGCCCATTTAGTGTCAACCATATGTCACCGACCGATCTGAATGTTAGGCTACCCTACTTAGTGGTTGATAAGGACGTGgtggttttaaataaaaatcacaaatatcacACACAGTGCCAAGTGCAAATGGCAGTAACTGGGTACAAACTTTGTTATTTCGTTGTTTGGACACCTCATGGAACATTAGTCGACACTATAGTTTATGACGAACCATTGTGGAACAACTTGAAGTCTAAATTTGTTACTTATTATAATGATTTTTACTTGAAGTCAATATATTGTAAATGATGTTTctaataaacaactttttttgcaCATTTATTTCTGTATCTGCGTTTTTTGACCCTATGTATTATCAAATTAAATCGGgcagcaaatgaaaaaaattaaggtgAAAATAAATAGAATCACTCCCGACAAACAACCCACAAAATTCAGAGTAATCCTGATGcttatttataaagaaaatgttaCGCACGCAGACCCAATCAAATCACTAAGACAAACAAAACCGGCcaataaaatttcataaaaatgtaaacattagaATTGAAGccgtatttgttttttttgttgcaaaattttgtaaataaaaacttgaaagCATCATGGAAATAAGTGCTAGGATGCCCTGGAATTTAGTTTGTCTGTTAAAGTAAGGCCAAGGATCTTGTCCAAagggaaaacaacaacaacaaatgaatTACTTTAGTTACAACAGCATgtattaaaagtataaaaaagaataaataacttGTACAATCATGTTTGTTAACGTATAAGTCTGGGCTTAAGATTACATAGAGCAGCACATGCCTTGACAATCTCATCAGCATGCTGCATCATAGTAATAGGTAAAACAGTTTTCAAGATGCGGTAGAACTTCACACGATTAATAGCACGTTCCACATGTATTCGTAGATTGGCAATTTCTTTAGTGTTCTTGCACTCAGTTGATGTCATCTGACTTTTAATTCTAGCACCAGGTGGAACGCTCAagctacaaaattttaacagtaGTTCTTCTCTTATTTGAAACCCTCTATCAGCCATTACTTTGTTGTCCCGTTCTAACAATTCATAAAACCCACTATCCTTTGTTATATATCGATCGCTGGCCCGACCACCATAACAGTCAGATAAAAATGTTATGAAACCTGCAGGTGATATACCAATTAAGAATTTTATTGTGTTGTGGTGCTTGTAATCGGACCATGTAGCTGCTTGGTTTAGTAAAGACTTTGGTCTTGCAATAAACACCTCAGTACAGTCAATAATTACTATGCATTTCGAGTGTCCAGTTTTAATAAAGGCATCAGGTAAATTGTCTCTAATCGCTTCTCTTGGTAGCCATACAACAAGAGCGTTGCCCAGAATTTTGCTTAAAATCTGTATCCATGTCGTGAAAGTGTTGGAACAAATAGTGGGTGAAATTCCGAAGCGGTCAGCAAGGTCTTCATTTAGTAAACCTAAACGCAACCTCATCAAAGTTAGCAAAAATTCGTCACGATGTTGCTGGAGTAGAATAAGTACGTTTAACTTTGCTGTAGCTATTTGCACGTTTAGGGCCTCTCCAGTATCTGATCTTAGATAAGTATGGGTTTAAAAGTTGAAATACTGATTCAAACATGGCAATAGATACTATGCCAgtgtaaaaattcattttttggtcTGTCTTTATTTTTCGCCA encodes the following:
- the LOC130630612 gene encoding uncharacterized protein LOC130630612, which translates into the protein MQQQQLEAITALGEKFSTSLNSLRADVLNNDNNFHVDRSGDNSPGLSHGADKQNEANASISADHPRGRKRSRSSSAETCLSHVESSSSTRRPSKKDVDVISTSASNQLYDGLMNEMLGQEDNQLEDPDQDVWSDLIKEYNDEDSFGTEVAPPLASMAKLMWSKKLTNEKLKGRLEKVQIPTNCRFLSVKSCNKPIWAMADSKRSNDLVLQKLQTTVSKSQVHILQLADQIIKAPKQGNLIVIEPSILLNLAKDALCLIGNANQQLNQYRRVGLIGAMPHLKGLAKDVSEEDLLLFGDDLDKRIQSLQDEEKTSKVLSRPSTPYSKNNFKKYKQPSSSYSSSAKYNQSKNEKTFSKDRNHSLRRYT